A region of Homo sapiens chromosome 17, GRCh38.p14 Primary Assembly DNA encodes the following proteins:
- the ZNF286A gene encoding zinc finger protein 286A isoform 5 (isoform 5 is encoded by transcript variant 11) translates to METRPQSKDSTSVQDFSKAESCKVAIIDRLTRNSVYDSNLEAALECENWLENQQGNQERHLREMFTHMNSLSEETDHKHDVYWKSFNQKSVLITEDRVPKGSYAFHTLEKSLKQKSNLMKKQRTYKEKKPHKCNDCGELFTYHSVLIRHQRVHTGEKPYTCNECGKSFSHRANLTKHQRTHTRILFECSECKKTFTESSSLATHQRIHVGERPYECNECGKGFNRSTHLVQHQLIHTGVKPYECNECDKAFIHSSALIKHQRTHTGEKPYKCQECGKAFSHCSSLTKHQRVHTGEKPYECSECGKTFSQSTHLVQHQRIHTGEKPYECNECGKTFSRSSNFAKHQRIHIGKKPYKCSECGKAFIHSSALIQHQRTHTGEKPFRCNECGKSFKCSSSLIRHQRVHTEEQP, encoded by the coding sequence ATGGAGACTAGACCACAGAGCAAGGATTCAACTTCAGTGCAAGATTTTTCCAAAGCAGAATCATGCAAAGTTGCAATAATAGACAGACTGACACGGAATAGTGTCTATGACTCTAACTTGGAAGCAGCCCTTGAATGTGAAAATTGGTTAGAGAATCAGCAAGGAAATCAGGAGAGACATTTGAGAGAAATGTTCACTCACATGAATTCACTCTCTGAGGAAACAGACCATAAGCATGATGTATACTGGAAAAGCTTCAATCAGAAATCTGTCCTTATCACTGAAGACAGAGTTCCCAAAGGATCTTATGCCTTCCATACACTTGAAAAAAGcttgaaacaaaaatcaaacttaATGAAAAAGCAGAGAacttataaagagaaaaaacctCATAAATGTAATGATTGTGGTGAACTCTTCACCTACCATTCAGTGCTTATTCGACACCAGAGAgtccatactggagagaaaccctatacctgcaatgaatgtgggaaatCTTTTAGCCACAGAGCTAATTTAACTAAACACCAGAGAACTCATACTAGAATTCTCTTTGAATGCAGTGAATGCAAGAAAACCTTCACAGAAAGCTCATCCCTTGCAACACATCAGAGAATTCACGTTGGAGAGAGACCTTATGAatgcaatgaatgtgggaaagGTTTTAATCGAAGTACACATCTTGTGCAGCATCAGTTGATTCATACTGGAGTGAAGCCttatgaatgtaatgaatgtgataaagcttttattcattcatcagcaCTCATTAAACATCAAagaactcatactggagagaaaccttataaatgtcaagaatgtgggaaagcctttagccATTGCTCATCCCTAACTAAGCATCAGagagttcatactggagaaaagccATATGAATGCAGTGAATGTGGAAAAACTTTTAGTCAGAGCACACATCTTGTtcaacatcagagaattcacactggagagaaaccctatgagtgtaatgaatgtgggaaaacctTCAGCCGGAGCTCCAATTTTGCTAAACATCAAAGAATTCATATTGGAAAGAAACCGTACAAATGTAGCGAGTGTGGAAaagccttcattcattcatcagctcTCATTCAACATCAGAGAACTCATACCGGAGAGAAACCCTTTAGATGTAATGAGTGTGGGAAAAGCTTTAAGTGCAGTTCATCTCTCATCAGACATCAAAGAGTTCACACTGAAGAGCAACCCTGA